From the Flavimarina sp. Hel_I_48 genome, one window contains:
- a CDS encoding RagB/SusD family nutrient uptake outer membrane protein, with protein MKNNTRTYIGLLLFTIVSLISCTNLEEELYDRVTSENFIQTKEDVYRTFLRSFEHGYWTVQGDQYDMQENTGDQLMTATRGADWFDGGKYIRLHNHEWNTDDGFVEGGWKNLYTGIVLATNSLEDIQALDPSSVKMSEEERSELVSELRILRAWYYLRLFDFYRNIQLITAVKGETEAVAQSTPKETFDFIENEILESVPALFAKGDPGTENFDGRWTKAAAMTLLSRLYLNAEVYIGEAKYEQCATITQDIVDGKYGSYGIEERWDAPFDYDNNSSKETLFAFPGSFTRTHWHYSSGMFWWQFPANINLYFNFTAFGNSNPKYALQPGKDLEGNEYAFPLGKPFVKFEKYPDDVRLIKYKNTGLSSREGMFLYGYLPYNDGSEVLMSKDGSYKLYLRDQVGQFNDLEPEQELQGASTMLTADENSGVRLVKYPFYSDDSPNRIEPDFVEMRLAEVYYTLAECRFREGNLAEAANLLNLVRSRYYPEGSQSLYEAGELNEVELLDAWGSEFLGEGRRRIDLIRFGKFTTGAWWDKESDGGDDHLEVFPLSENTLNVNPQLVQNPGY; from the coding sequence ATGAAGAATAATACCAGAACATATATAGGATTGTTGCTATTTACAATAGTTAGTTTGATCAGTTGTACAAATCTTGAAGAAGAACTGTATGACCGGGTAACTTCTGAGAATTTTATACAAACCAAAGAAGATGTATATCGTACGTTCTTGCGCTCTTTTGAACATGGTTACTGGACTGTACAGGGTGATCAATATGATATGCAGGAGAACACCGGAGACCAGTTAATGACAGCTACACGTGGTGCAGATTGGTTTGACGGAGGGAAGTACATCAGGTTGCACAACCATGAATGGAACACTGATGATGGTTTTGTAGAGGGAGGGTGGAAAAACCTATATACAGGGATAGTTTTAGCTACAAACTCTTTAGAAGACATACAGGCTCTGGATCCCTCAAGTGTGAAAATGAGCGAAGAGGAAAGATCTGAGTTAGTTTCTGAACTGAGAATTTTAAGAGCATGGTATTATCTCCGTCTGTTTGATTTCTACAGGAATATACAACTAATCACAGCGGTCAAGGGAGAAACCGAAGCAGTTGCTCAATCTACGCCAAAGGAAACTTTTGATTTTATTGAAAATGAAATTTTAGAATCGGTTCCGGCCTTGTTTGCAAAAGGAGATCCAGGAACAGAGAATTTTGATGGGCGATGGACAAAGGCAGCGGCTATGACACTTCTTTCCAGATTATATTTAAATGCAGAAGTATATATAGGAGAGGCTAAATATGAGCAGTGTGCTACTATAACACAAGATATAGTAGATGGGAAATATGGTTCCTACGGTATTGAAGAGCGATGGGATGCTCCGTTTGATTATGACAATAATTCAAGTAAAGAAACCCTATTTGCATTTCCGGGATCTTTCACGCGCACACACTGGCATTATTCAAGTGGCATGTTCTGGTGGCAGTTTCCCGCAAACATAAATTTGTATTTCAATTTTACCGCATTTGGTAATTCAAACCCCAAATATGCTTTACAACCGGGTAAGGATCTAGAGGGTAATGAATATGCCTTCCCATTAGGGAAACCATTTGTGAAGTTTGAAAAATATCCTGACGACGTAAGGCTTATAAAATATAAAAATACAGGTCTCTCCTCTCGTGAAGGCATGTTTCTGTACGGCTACCTTCCCTACAATGATGGCTCAGAAGTCTTAATGTCCAAGGATGGTTCCTATAAACTATACTTAAGGGATCAAGTAGGACAGTTCAATGATCTTGAACCAGAGCAAGAGTTACAAGGTGCTTCTACTATGCTCACCGCTGATGAAAATTCAGGTGTAAGGCTTGTAAAATATCCTTTTTATTCAGACGACTCACCAAATAGAATAGAACCAGATTTTGTTGAAATGCGTTTAGCAGAAGTGTACTACACCCTGGCGGAATGTAGGTTTAGAGAAGGTAATTTAGCTGAAGCCGCAAACCTATTGAACCTTGTAAGAAGCAGGTATTATCCTGAAGGTTCTCAAAGTCTTTACGAGGCTGGTGAGTTGAATGAAGTAGAACTTTTAGATGCCTGGGGTAGCGAGTTTTTAGGAGAAGGCCGTCGTAGAATTGACCTTATTCGATTTGGCAAATTTACAACAGGGGCCTGGTGGGATAAAGAATCAGATGGTGGAGATGATCATCTTGAGGTTTTTCCACTTTCTGAAAACACTTTGAATGTCAATCCTCAACTTGTTCAAAATCCCGGTTATTGA
- a CDS encoding SusF/SusE family outer membrane protein yields MKKFISTIENMRYGIFKRYLFGFCFLLILLTGCTDDDTLDERLPTIDVEGIEMNEIKETPSTEEGFILKMIIADNAGLLKYKIEVDSASAEVFTFENSDLQYKLEHADISLENLSTNYLYDVKIIVDDINSNSSIFEFKLRINDFQKYDYLGLVGDATTAGWNPGASAEMVQDPSDPAIFTYEGSLKSTGEGALKIATFLGDWCDGEWLYAPQPNQNIEASAGFVINGCGGPDDKWQVTEETEGNYLITVNLRAKTIDFQKQD; encoded by the coding sequence ATGAAAAAGTTCATTAGCACTATTGAAAATATGAGATATGGAATATTTAAAAGGTACCTGTTTGGCTTCTGTTTTTTATTAATCTTACTTACGGGATGTACAGATGATGATACTTTAGATGAGAGGCTGCCTACAATAGACGTTGAAGGTATAGAGATGAATGAAATAAAAGAGACTCCATCAACTGAAGAAGGTTTTATACTTAAAATGATAATCGCAGACAATGCCGGTCTTTTGAAGTACAAAATTGAAGTTGATTCAGCTAGTGCTGAGGTTTTCACTTTTGAAAACTCTGATCTTCAGTATAAATTAGAACATGCTGATATATCCCTTGAAAACCTCTCTACTAACTACTTGTATGATGTTAAAATAATTGTAGATGATATCAATTCAAATTCTTCGATTTTTGAATTTAAATTGAGAATAAATGATTTTCAAAAATATGATTATCTTGGCTTGGTAGGTGATGCTACAACTGCAGGTTGGAATCCTGGTGCTTCAGCAGAAATGGTACAAGATCCCAGCGATCCCGCTATATTTACCTACGAGGGCTCTCTAAAATCAACAGGTGAAGGAGCTCTTAAAATCGCAACCTTTTTAGGGGATTGGTGTGACGGAGAATGGTTATATGCACCTCAACCCAATCAAAATATTGAAGCATCTGCCGGCTTTGTCATTAACGGATGTGGCGGGCCAGATGACAAATGGCAGGTTACTGAAGAAACCGAAGGTAATTACTTAATAACCGTCAATTTGAGAGCGAAAACTATAGATTTTCAGAAACAAGACTAG
- a CDS encoding family 43 glycosylhydrolase — MSTSFKIVLYFFLSVFTFGNSQHNHQDNTKERQQSTFQNPILDSGADPYSVFVDGYYYYTNTSGNKITLWKTKNLANLREAESQTVWTPPAGTNYSKEIWAPEIHYINNIWYVYFAADDGDNKNHRMYVLENKSKDALHGTWDLKGKIAAYPDRWAIDGNVFEFNNALYMVWSGWEGHTNGQQNIYIAKMKNPWTIEGDRVLISQPTYTWEKQGDLDDPNNPPHVNVNEGPQYLEHNGNKFIIFSANGCWTDYYSLGMLKFTGNDLLDPAAWEKHPKPIFVKSEENSVYAPGHNSFFKSPDGKEDWILYHANANPGDGCGGKRSPRMQQIKWNTDGSPDFGIPVSEKSILEIPSQL; from the coding sequence ATTAGCACATCTTTTAAAATAGTTCTATACTTTTTTTTATCTGTCTTTACTTTTGGCAATTCACAACATAATCATCAAGACAATACAAAGGAGCGACAACAAAGCACGTTCCAAAATCCAATTTTAGATTCTGGTGCAGATCCCTATAGCGTATTTGTAGACGGGTATTATTATTACACAAATACAAGTGGTAATAAAATAACGCTATGGAAAACAAAAAACCTTGCTAACCTTAGAGAAGCAGAATCCCAAACAGTATGGACACCGCCCGCTGGGACAAACTATAGTAAGGAAATCTGGGCGCCAGAAATACATTATATCAATAATATCTGGTATGTCTATTTTGCTGCGGATGATGGAGACAATAAAAACCACCGCATGTATGTTTTAGAAAACAAATCTAAAGATGCACTGCATGGCACTTGGGATCTTAAAGGCAAAATTGCCGCCTACCCAGATCGATGGGCCATTGATGGTAACGTTTTTGAGTTTAACAATGCCTTATATATGGTATGGTCAGGATGGGAAGGTCATACAAACGGACAGCAGAATATTTATATCGCCAAAATGAAAAACCCGTGGACCATTGAGGGAGATAGGGTTTTGATTTCACAACCTACATACACTTGGGAAAAACAGGGAGATTTAGATGATCCCAACAACCCTCCACACGTGAATGTAAACGAAGGCCCTCAATATCTAGAGCACAATGGCAATAAGTTTATAATATTTTCAGCAAATGGATGCTGGACCGACTATTATTCCCTGGGAATGCTCAAATTTACCGGTAACGATTTATTAGATCCCGCTGCATGGGAAAAGCACCCTAAACCTATCTTTGTAAAATCTGAAGAGAATTCGGTTTACGCACCTGGACATAATTCGTTCTTTAAATCTCCTGACGGAAAAGAGGATTGGATTTTATATCATGCCAATGCAAACCCCGGAGATGGTTGTGGCGGAAAACGATCTCCACGCATGCAGCAAATTAAATGGAATACAGATGGAAGCCCTGATTTTGGGATTCCCGTTTCAGAAAAATCAATTTTAGAAATACCTTCTCAATTATAA
- a CDS encoding cellulase family glycosylhydrolase, giving the protein MTKRYLVVFIFSLSLLNISAQQRWSKEKADSWYAAHDWITGANFVPSTAINQLEMWQKDTFDPETIDRELGYAENIDFNTMRVYLHSLAYKADPEEFKKRVDTYLGIADKHNIKTIFVIFDDVWKAEPKIGKQPDPKPGTHNSGWVQDPGYPASKEESNFPELKKYVQDIIGTFKNDERVLFWDLYNEPGNNGKNTESLPLLKQVFAWAREIDPSQPLSVGLWDWSFTELNAYQAQNSDIITYHDYENPEWHKRVIQLLKAHDRPMICTEYMARTRDSRFSNTLPMLAEYKIGAINWGLVKGKSNTIYAWDTPIGSGEEPIEWFHDIFRKDGTPYREDEVNLIKKLNEENNNN; this is encoded by the coding sequence ATGACAAAACGATATCTAGTAGTTTTTATATTTAGCCTGAGCCTGTTAAACATTTCAGCTCAACAGCGCTGGAGCAAAGAAAAAGCAGATTCCTGGTACGCAGCGCACGACTGGATCACAGGCGCTAATTTTGTTCCCAGTACGGCAATAAATCAGCTCGAGATGTGGCAGAAAGACACTTTTGATCCCGAAACTATAGACCGCGAACTTGGTTATGCCGAAAACATAGATTTCAATACTATGCGTGTCTATCTACATAGCTTAGCCTACAAAGCAGATCCTGAAGAATTTAAAAAACGCGTCGACACCTATTTAGGCATAGCTGATAAACATAATATTAAGACCATATTCGTCATTTTTGACGATGTATGGAAAGCCGAGCCGAAAATAGGAAAACAGCCTGATCCTAAACCAGGAACTCACAATTCAGGATGGGTTCAGGACCCTGGCTATCCCGCATCTAAAGAAGAAAGTAATTTTCCAGAATTGAAAAAATATGTTCAGGACATTATTGGCACTTTTAAAAATGATGAGCGCGTATTGTTCTGGGATCTCTATAACGAACCAGGCAATAATGGGAAAAATACCGAGAGTCTTCCACTTTTAAAGCAGGTCTTTGCCTGGGCACGGGAGATAGACCCATCGCAACCATTATCTGTAGGTTTGTGGGACTGGAGCTTTACCGAACTTAATGCATACCAGGCACAAAACTCAGATATTATTACCTATCACGATTATGAAAACCCAGAATGGCACAAAAGGGTTATCCAGCTTTTAAAAGCTCACGACCGCCCTATGATCTGTACAGAATATATGGCCAGAACTCGCGATAGCAGGTTTTCAAATACACTTCCCATGCTTGCCGAATATAAAATAGGTGCCATAAACTGGGGATTGGTCAAGGGGAAAAGCAATACGATCTATGCCTGGGATACTCCTATTGGTTCTGGCGAAGAACCTATAGAATGGTTTCATGATATTTTCAGAAAAGATGGGACTCCTTATCGAGAGGATGAGGTAAATCTCATTAAAAAACTGAATGAGGAGAATAACAACAATTAA
- a CDS encoding protein-disulfide reductase DsbD family protein, with translation MRKLLFAICALFIVELSYAQIYDPVRWTTSIEKTAGDDHFLLNITAAIQPGWHLYSQNVEDGGPIPTTFLFEKSEGYELVEEVKEPEGHIVDDPIFEMPIKYFDNTALFTQQFILLNKDMARTIDFSVEFMVCNDTQCLPPKTESFQVSILEEPTAGPSENTDSKPSVSSDNIQDDSKETEVIKEGDGNLWSVFILSFLGGFAALLTPCVFPMIPMTVSFFTKQSKSRASGIKNALSYGFFIILIYVILGSVVTAIFGADALNALSTNVWFNLIFFALLVIFACSFLGAFEIMLPNSWANKIDSQADRGGFIGIFFMALALAIVSFSCTGPIVGTLLVKAASTGGIAPIVGMLGFSSAIALPFALFAAFPGWLNTLPQSGGWLNTVKVVLGFLELAFAFKFLSNADLVLQLHLLERETFLAIWIAIFSSLALYLFGKITLPHDSPLPHISVGRLSLGLFVLAFVVYMIPGLWGAPLQWISGFPPPMQYSESPYGVGNSQGGNNASVEIPPNAELGPLDIITFKDYKEGMAYAKSQNKPVMLDFTGYACVNCRKMEERVWPDPQVLQVLRNDVVLISLYVDDKKELPESQQYVSETTGKEIETVGNKWSDFQIKHYKANAQPYYVLIDNNGENLNQPTAYDPDIESYLDWLKEGIKSYQK, from the coding sequence ATGAGGAAACTTTTATTTGCAATCTGCGCACTATTTATTGTGGAATTGTCATATGCGCAAATCTATGATCCTGTACGTTGGACAACATCTATTGAGAAGACAGCCGGAGATGATCATTTTTTATTAAATATAACGGCAGCTATTCAACCGGGGTGGCATTTATATTCCCAAAATGTTGAAGACGGAGGTCCTATTCCTACAACGTTTCTTTTTGAGAAAAGTGAAGGATATGAGCTTGTAGAGGAGGTTAAAGAACCCGAAGGCCATATTGTGGACGACCCCATTTTTGAAATGCCCATTAAGTATTTTGATAATACCGCCCTTTTTACACAGCAATTTATCCTGCTTAATAAAGATATGGCGCGAACTATAGATTTTTCAGTAGAATTTATGGTCTGTAATGATACTCAGTGCCTTCCCCCTAAAACCGAATCTTTTCAGGTTTCAATTTTAGAAGAACCTACTGCTGGGCCTAGCGAAAATACAGATTCAAAACCTTCTGTTTCTTCTGATAATATTCAAGATGATTCTAAAGAGACCGAAGTGATAAAGGAGGGTGACGGCAATCTCTGGAGTGTTTTTATTCTCAGTTTTTTAGGCGGTTTTGCAGCTTTGCTTACGCCCTGTGTGTTTCCTATGATTCCCATGACGGTTAGTTTCTTTACCAAGCAGAGCAAAAGCCGGGCAAGCGGAATAAAAAATGCCTTGTCTTACGGTTTTTTTATCATCTTGATCTACGTTATTTTAGGTTCTGTAGTTACGGCGATCTTTGGAGCTGATGCACTCAATGCGCTTTCTACAAACGTCTGGTTCAACCTCATCTTTTTTGCACTGCTCGTGATTTTTGCATGCTCGTTTCTGGGGGCATTTGAGATAATGTTACCCAATTCCTGGGCAAATAAAATTGATTCACAGGCAGATCGTGGCGGGTTTATTGGCATTTTCTTTATGGCGCTGGCCTTGGCCATTGTCTCTTTTTCATGTACGGGGCCTATTGTAGGGACTTTACTTGTCAAAGCAGCATCTACCGGTGGGATAGCACCTATTGTAGGGATGCTTGGCTTCTCTTCTGCAATCGCATTGCCCTTTGCGTTATTTGCCGCATTTCCGGGATGGTTAAACACTTTGCCACAATCTGGTGGCTGGCTGAATACGGTAAAAGTGGTTTTGGGTTTTCTGGAACTTGCCTTTGCATTTAAGTTTTTGAGCAATGCCGATCTCGTATTGCAATTACATTTACTGGAGCGGGAGACATTTCTAGCTATATGGATAGCTATTTTTAGTAGTCTGGCTTTGTATTTATTCGGAAAAATAACGCTTCCACACGATAGTCCGTTGCCACATATTTCAGTTGGAAGATTAAGTCTGGGCCTTTTTGTTCTAGCCTTTGTAGTTTATATGATCCCAGGACTTTGGGGGGCACCTTTGCAATGGATCAGTGGTTTTCCTCCACCCATGCAATATAGTGAGTCCCCTTATGGCGTGGGAAATTCACAAGGAGGCAATAACGCATCTGTTGAAATCCCACCAAATGCAGAATTGGGCCCTTTGGATATTATTACCTTTAAAGATTATAAGGAGGGCATGGCATACGCCAAAAGCCAGAATAAACCCGTAATGCTCGATTTTACTGGATATGCCTGCGTGAACTGCCGTAAGATGGAAGAGCGCGTGTGGCCAGACCCACAGGTTTTACAGGTTTTAAGGAATGACGTCGTATTGATTTCCCTATACGTTGATGATAAAAAGGAGCTACCGGAAAGCCAGCAGTATGTCTCGGAAACCACCGGAAAAGAGATAGAGACCGTAGGAAACAAGTGGAGCGATTTTCAGATCAAACATTATAAAGCCAATGCGCAGCCGTACTACGTGCTGATCGATAACAATGGTGAAAACCTAAATCAGCCCACTGCTTACGATCCCGATATAGAATCGTATTTAGACTGGTTAAAAGAGGGGATAAAGAGTTATCAAAAGTAA
- a CDS encoding DUF58 domain-containing protein: MDFQAQLNSISGFNNLELLAGQVVEGFISGMHKSPFHGFSAEFAEHKVYNKGEGTKHIDWKLFARTDKLYTKRYEEETNLRCHLILDNSSSMHYPLLKEVDLNRPNKMAFAVLASAAVMHLMKKQRDAVGLSVYGEEFEYYAPEKGSDRHRYMLLDQLNKTLLSNPEQVKTATHSNLHLIAEKLKRRSLVFLFSDLFQNELARDRVFEALQHLKYNKHEVVVFHTYDGDSELNFEFDNAPKRFIDTETGNHVNIYADTVKSNYKKAVSEYFEGLKLRCAQYNISYIAADINKGFAPILSSFLVERRKFL; this comes from the coding sequence ATGGATTTTCAGGCACAACTCAACAGCATATCAGGATTCAACAATCTGGAATTGCTTGCGGGGCAGGTGGTAGAGGGTTTTATTTCGGGAATGCATAAAAGTCCGTTTCATGGTTTTTCTGCTGAATTTGCCGAACATAAAGTTTATAACAAGGGCGAAGGCACAAAGCATATCGACTGGAAGCTCTTTGCGCGTACTGATAAGTTATACACCAAGCGTTACGAAGAAGAGACGAATCTGCGCTGTCATCTTATATTAGATAACAGTAGTTCTATGCACTATCCCCTGCTGAAGGAAGTAGATCTCAACCGACCTAACAAAATGGCCTTTGCGGTACTTGCTTCAGCTGCGGTAATGCATCTTATGAAAAAACAGCGTGATGCAGTAGGTTTGAGCGTCTACGGCGAAGAATTTGAATACTATGCGCCAGAGAAGGGGAGTGACCGGCACCGTTATATGTTACTTGATCAGTTGAATAAAACGCTGCTGAGTAATCCGGAGCAGGTAAAAACCGCAACGCATTCCAATCTCCATCTTATTGCCGAAAAACTCAAAAGGCGGTCCCTTGTCTTTTTATTCAGTGATCTTTTTCAAAATGAACTTGCACGGGACCGTGTTTTTGAAGCCTTACAGCATTTAAAATATAATAAACATGAAGTCGTGGTATTTCATACCTATGATGGTGATAGCGAGCTCAATTTTGAATTTGATAACGCACCTAAACGATTTATAGATACTGAAACTGGAAATCATGTCAATATATATGCAGATACGGTGAAATCAAATTATAAAAAAGCGGTTTCTGAATATTTTGAAGGGTTGAAGTTACGTTGTGCACAGTATAACATTAGCTATATAGCTGCGGATATCAATAAAGGTTTTGCTCCTATACTGAGTTCCTTTTTAGTTGAACGACGTAAATTTTTATAA
- a CDS encoding ClpP family protease — protein sequence MENKKIKPQDLIDAKLLEERKVFLWGQVDDKSAKHVVDRLLYLDAVGSEEIQFYINSPGGYVTAGFSIYDTIKSIKSPVSTICTGLAASMGSILLSVGAKGRRFIQPHARVMIHQPSGGARGQASDIEITAQEILKTKELSAQILADNCGQKYEKIMKDFNRDHWMSAEESVEYGIVDGIK from the coding sequence ATGGAAAACAAAAAGATAAAACCACAAGACTTAATAGACGCAAAACTACTTGAAGAACGCAAAGTATTTTTATGGGGTCAGGTAGATGATAAAAGTGCAAAACATGTTGTGGACCGTTTATTATATCTGGATGCTGTAGGCAGTGAAGAAATACAATTTTATATTAACAGTCCCGGGGGTTATGTAACGGCAGGCTTTTCTATATACGATACTATAAAATCAATCAAAAGTCCAGTTTCTACCATTTGTACGGGTCTGGCAGCCAGTATGGGAAGTATTCTTCTTTCCGTAGGGGCTAAAGGCAGACGTTTTATACAGCCACACGCCCGTGTGATGATACATCAACCTAGTGGAGGTGCACGTGGTCAGGCCAGTGATATTGAAATTACCGCACAGGAAATCCTAAAAACCAAAGAGCTGAGTGCGCAGATTTTAGCCGACAATTGTGGCCAGAAATATGAGAAGATAATGAAGGACTTTAACCGTGATCACTGGATGAGCGCGGAAGAATCTGTAGAATATGGCATTGTGGACGGAATAAAATAG
- the trxA gene encoding thioredoxin: MALEITDANFEETVLKSDKPVLVDFWAAWCGPCRMVGPVIEEISKEYDGKAVIGKLDVDANQEYAAKFGVRNIPTVLMFQNGEVVGRQVGVAAKNVYAEAIDKLL, from the coding sequence ATGGCACTAGAGATAACAGACGCTAATTTTGAGGAAACCGTTTTAAAATCAGACAAGCCCGTTCTTGTAGATTTTTGGGCGGCATGGTGCGGACCTTGTAGAATGGTAGGTCCCGTAATAGAAGAAATAAGCAAAGAATATGACGGCAAGGCTGTTATAGGAAAACTGGATGTTGATGCAAATCAGGAATACGCTGCAAAATTTGGTGTTCGTAACATCCCTACTGTACTTATGTTTCAAAATGGAGAAGTAGTAGGACGTCAAGTAGGTGTTGCTGCAAAAAATGTATACGCAGAGGCAATAGACAAACTATTGTAA
- a CDS encoding regulatory protein RecX, with translation MEPKVKTYTVDEARDKLENYCIYQDRCHKEVRDKLYTMRMIPAAIEQITIHLIEEKYLNEERFARSFARGKFKSKKWGKSRIIRELRSREISKPNIDLALKEINEEDYLATFEALVEKRMGQLTSEKNKFKKKKKLADYLLYRGWPTHWIYEKASELIP, from the coding sequence ATGGAACCCAAGGTAAAAACCTACACCGTAGATGAAGCCCGCGATAAACTGGAAAATTACTGTATTTACCAGGACCGTTGCCATAAAGAAGTGCGCGATAAACTGTACACCATGCGAATGATCCCGGCAGCCATTGAGCAGATTACCATTCATCTTATAGAAGAAAAATATCTAAATGAAGAACGGTTTGCCCGAAGTTTTGCCCGCGGAAAATTCAAAAGCAAAAAATGGGGAAAAAGCCGAATTATAAGGGAACTGCGCAGCCGTGAAATCTCTAAACCGAATATAGATCTCGCCTTAAAAGAGATAAACGAGGAGGATTATTTAGCAACCTTTGAAGCACTCGTTGAAAAGCGTATGGGCCAACTCACTTCCGAAAAGAATAAGTTTAAAAAGAAAAAAAAGCTTGCAGATTATTTACTCTACCGTGGCTGGCCCACACATTGGATCTATGAGAAAGCAAGCGAACTTATACCTTAA
- a CDS encoding geranylgeranylglyceryl/heptaprenylglyceryl phosphate synthase, which translates to MTQSKVCLIYDQIVEAHLKGNPLFAVLIDPEKQKLTEISRFLTKIPSFSTHIFVGGSTGGTSVIKACVEEIKKHTTLPVLLFPGNHNQLVKGFDALLFLSLISGRNPDYLIGEHIKAVPFLRTSTMEVIPTGYILINGGNITSVQRVSHTLPLGMKDIDTIVATALAGQYAGKKLIYLEAGSGAKHPVLTSVIKAVHAAIDVPLIVGGGIRDKNTMEAAYHAGATLVVVGTALENDVFKV; encoded by the coding sequence ATGACGCAATCAAAAGTATGTTTAATTTATGATCAGATCGTTGAAGCCCATCTTAAAGGAAACCCGCTATTTGCCGTATTAATTGATCCAGAGAAACAAAAACTAACTGAAATATCCCGTTTTTTGACCAAAATACCTTCTTTTTCTACCCATATATTTGTGGGTGGCAGCACTGGAGGGACATCAGTTATCAAAGCTTGTGTTGAAGAAATCAAAAAACACACAACATTGCCCGTTTTATTGTTCCCGGGAAATCACAATCAATTGGTAAAAGGCTTCGATGCTTTGCTGTTTTTAAGTTTGATTTCCGGGCGCAATCCAGATTATTTGATTGGGGAACATATAAAGGCAGTGCCTTTTTTGAGAACCTCTACTATGGAAGTAATTCCTACCGGTTATATTCTTATAAACGGGGGAAATATAACAAGTGTACAACGTGTGAGTCATACATTGCCTTTAGGCATGAAGGATATTGATACTATTGTAGCGACGGCGCTCGCCGGTCAATATGCCGGTAAAAAACTCATCTACCTGGAAGCTGGTAGCGGAGCAAAACATCCTGTATTAACATCTGTAATTAAAGCGGTGCATGCGGCTATAGACGTTCCGCTTATTGTAGGCGGTGGGATACGGGACAAAAATACAATGGAAGCTGCCTATCATGCAGGGGCAACTCTGGTAGTTGTGGGAACGGCGCTTGAAAATGATGTTTTTAAGGTATAA
- a CDS encoding 4'-phosphopantetheinyl transferase family protein has product MPLYKIITVNKTTSLAIWKVEEPLDKLAEGVELTPHCKNRFKHMKSLLHQRAFMSIRKLLAALGYVDHDMYYDDFGKPHLKNGNFISITHSYEFTAIIISETIAVGVDIEKQREKILKIAPKFTPLKEYRTLANDDAVMRKLTIVWGAKESLYKIYGVKGLSFLQHIYVNDFDFDNGKTTAVINYQGNESHYTIVFTEFEGFTCVYALTK; this is encoded by the coding sequence GTGCCACTTTACAAAATTATAACAGTAAACAAAACCACTTCGCTGGCAATCTGGAAGGTTGAAGAACCTTTAGATAAACTTGCTGAAGGGGTGGAACTTACCCCGCATTGCAAAAATCGTTTTAAGCACATGAAATCGCTATTGCACCAGCGTGCTTTTATGAGTATTAGAAAACTTCTGGCAGCATTGGGTTATGTGGATCACGATATGTATTATGATGATTTTGGAAAACCGCACCTCAAGAATGGTAATTTTATTTCTATAACGCACTCGTATGAATTTACCGCGATCATTATTTCAGAAACGATTGCAGTAGGGGTGGATATCGAAAAACAGCGTGAAAAAATCCTGAAAATCGCCCCAAAATTCACACCTCTAAAAGAGTACAGAACCCTGGCAAATGATGATGCCGTTATGCGCAAACTAACTATTGTGTGGGGTGCCAAAGAATCCCTGTATAAAATTTACGGCGTAAAAGGCCTGAGCTTCCTGCAGCATATTTACGTGAACGATTTTGATTTTGACAACGGGAAGACAACCGCTGTTATTAATTATCAGGGGAATGAAAGCCACTACACTATAGTTTTTACGGAATTTGAAGGCTTTACGTGTGTATATGCACTTACAAAGTAA